The following coding sequences lie in one Miscanthus floridulus cultivar M001 chromosome 9, ASM1932011v1, whole genome shotgun sequence genomic window:
- the LOC136482996 gene encoding CASP-like protein 1U3, with protein MHDEEKKESKWATAVSIAGRIAGMGLTVAAAVLMATASQCTVYAAYGARPRTVTYSDFPPFVYLVGAASIAAFLEAIAIFLVVWKKGKDKTAKVLMPLLGVAVPALLYSATGAAFAAVSDMSYCSANGRRVSVCAGSAAAVGIGGSNFCSQVHISVYLLLAAAVAVSVAELVRGVGGSASGGDSDSDSSSSSESGGCDHGCHHKH; from the coding sequence ATGCACGACGAGGAGAAGAAAGAATCCAAGTGGGCGACGGCGGTGAGCATCGCCGGCCGCATCGCGGGCATGGGCctgacggtggcggcggcggtgctgatGGCCACGGCGAGCCAGTGCACCGTGTACGCGGCTTATGGCGCGCGGCCGCGGACTGTCACCTACAGCGACTTCCCGCCCTTCGTCTACCTGGTGGGCGCCGCCTCCATCGCGGCGTTCCTAGAGGCCATCGCCATCTTCCTCGTCGTGTGGAAGAAGGGCAAGGACAAGACGGCCAAGGTGCTCATGCCGTTGCTGGGCGTCGCCGTGCCCGCGCTGCTCTACTCGGCGACCGGGGCCGCGTTCGCGGCGGTGTCCGACATGTCCTACTGCTCCGCCAACGGCAGGCGCGTCAGCGTCTGCGccgggagcgccgccgccgtcggtatCGGCGGCAGTAACTTCTGCAGCCAGGTGCATATCTCCGTCTACCTCTTGCTGGCCGCGGCCGTCGCCGTGTCCGTCGCCGAGCTGGTCAGGGGAGTCGGAGGCTCGGCGTCCGGTGGAGATTCGGACTCGGACTCCAGCTCCAGCTCTGAGTCCGGCGGTTGTGACCATGGGTGCCATCACAAGCATTAG